One part of the Georgfuchsia toluolica genome encodes these proteins:
- the mnmG gene encoding tRNA uridine-5-carboxymethylaminomethyl(34) synthesis enzyme MnmG: MLFPARFDVIVVGGGHAGTEAALASARAGAKTLLLTHNIETLGQMSCNPSIGGIGKGHLVKEVDALGGAMAAATDEAGIQFRILNASKGPAVRATRAQADRMLYKQAIRHRLENHPNLTLFQQAADDLMLHGDRVAGVVTQLGIRFEAAAVVLTAGTFLNGMVHVGLENYRAGRFGDPASISLAQRLREMRLPVGRLKTGTPPRLDGRTIDYSRTQIQPGDDPAPVFSFLGRREQHPRQVPCWITQTNARTHDIIRGGLDRSPMFTGVIEGIGPRYCPSIEDKIHRFAGKDSHQIFLEPEGLTTHEIYPQGVSTSLPFDVQLALVRSIAGLENVHILRPGYAIEYDYFDPRNLKASLETKSIAGLFFAGQINGTTGYEEAAAQGLLVGVNAARQVQGKEAWSPRRDQAYLGVLVDDLVTRGVSEPYRMFTSRAEYRLSLREDNADWRLTEIGRELGIVNDARWDAFNRKRDAVARETERLHSTWVNPKLVPEADAVRVLGKPLEREYRLLDLLRRPDVSYQSLLTLPGSGAGETDPQVAEQTEIQAKYRGYIERQRDEIERAHNNETLALPTDLDYAEVRGLSIEVRQRLNQYRPETLGQASRVQGVTPAAISLLLVHLKRREKKRA, from the coding sequence ATGCTTTTCCCGGCTCGCTTTGATGTGATTGTCGTCGGTGGCGGCCACGCCGGTACCGAAGCGGCGCTCGCCTCGGCGCGCGCGGGGGCGAAAACACTACTGCTCACGCACAATATCGAAACCCTGGGCCAGATGTCCTGCAATCCTTCCATTGGCGGCATCGGCAAGGGGCATCTGGTCAAGGAGGTTGATGCCTTGGGCGGGGCGATGGCCGCCGCCACGGACGAAGCCGGCATCCAGTTCCGTATCCTGAATGCCTCGAAAGGCCCTGCAGTGCGCGCCACTCGCGCCCAGGCCGACCGGATGCTCTACAAGCAGGCAATCCGGCATCGACTGGAGAATCACCCTAACCTGACGCTGTTCCAGCAGGCGGCTGACGACCTGATGCTGCACGGCGACCGTGTTGCCGGTGTCGTTACCCAGCTTGGTATCCGCTTCGAAGCTGCTGCCGTGGTGTTGACGGCCGGTACCTTTCTCAACGGGATGGTGCATGTCGGGCTGGAGAACTATCGTGCCGGGCGTTTCGGCGATCCGGCTTCGATTTCGCTGGCACAGCGCCTGCGCGAAATGCGGTTGCCGGTGGGACGGCTCAAGACCGGGACCCCACCGCGTCTCGACGGTCGCACCATCGATTACTCCAGGACGCAAATCCAGCCCGGCGATGATCCTGCCCCCGTGTTTTCCTTCCTCGGCCGCCGCGAACAACATCCGCGCCAGGTGCCGTGCTGGATTACGCAGACCAACGCACGCACGCACGACATCATCCGCGGCGGACTCGACCGCTCGCCGATGTTTACCGGTGTCATTGAAGGCATCGGGCCGCGCTACTGCCCCTCGATCGAAGACAAGATTCATCGTTTCGCCGGCAAGGACAGCCATCAGATTTTTCTGGAACCGGAAGGCCTCACTACGCATGAGATCTACCCGCAAGGGGTTTCGACCAGTCTGCCGTTCGATGTGCAACTGGCGCTGGTGCGCAGTATTGCCGGACTGGAGAATGTGCATATCCTGCGCCCCGGTTATGCGATCGAATACGACTACTTTGATCCACGCAACCTGAAGGCATCACTGGAAACCAAGTCGATCGCCGGACTGTTCTTTGCCGGCCAGATCAATGGCACCACGGGTTACGAAGAAGCGGCAGCACAAGGCCTGCTGGTCGGGGTCAATGCCGCCCGGCAGGTGCAGGGCAAGGAAGCCTGGAGCCCGCGCCGCGACCAGGCCTATCTGGGTGTGCTGGTCGACGATCTGGTCACGCGTGGCGTCTCCGAGCCTTATCGCATGTTTACCAGTCGCGCCGAATACCGGCTCTCGCTGCGCGAAGACAACGCCGACTGGCGCCTGACTGAAATCGGCCGCGAACTGGGTATTGTCAACGATGCGCGCTGGGACGCTTTCAACCGCAAACGCGATGCCGTGGCGCGTGAGACCGAGCGGCTTCACAGCACCTGGGTCAACCCGAAACTGGTGCCCGAAGCCGACGCCGTGCGGGTTCTGGGCAAGCCGCTGGAACGCGAATACCGCCTGCTCGATTTGTTGCGCCGGCCCGATGTGAGCTATCAAAGCCTGCTTACCCTGCCCGGTTCAGGCGCGGGAGAGACCGATCCGCAGGTGGCCGAGCAGACTGAAATCCAGGCCAAGTATCGTGGCTATATCGAGCGCCAGCGCGATGAGATCGAGAGGGCTCACAACAACGAAACCCTGGCGTTGCCAACCGACCTCGACTATGCCGAGGTGCGCGGTCTGTCGATCGAGGTG
- the mnmE gene encoding tRNA uridine-5-carboxymethylaminomethyl(34) synthesis GTPase MnmE translates to MERKQQPDTIAAIATPPGRGGIGVVRVSGPALAEFAERLSGKKPQARRAVLTTFKTDDGQAIDQGIQLYFPAPHSFTGEDVLELQGHGGPVVMQLLLQRCIELGARLAEPGEFSRRAFLNDKLDLAQAEAVADLIEASTAAAARSALRSLSGAFSREIDVLQKGLIELRMLIEATLDFPDEEVDVLRDTDAVQRLQKLRTEVAGLCDRAQQGSLLRNGLHVVIAGQPNVGKSSLLNRLAGFERAIVTDVAGTTRDALHETIQIEGIPLHVVDTAGLRESEDVVERIGIERSWREIERADLILQVVDARHGITVDDAALAARFPAALPQLVVENKCDLTGKAAASRTEGGLTHLRLSAKTGEGVDLLRRELLRVAGWHEHGEDVVLARVRHLDALAEVAKRLDTASAQLSGIEFCAEELRLAQAALSRITGEFLADDLLGEIFSRFCIGK, encoded by the coding sequence GTGGAAAGAAAACAACAACCTGACACCATTGCCGCCATTGCCACGCCACCGGGCCGTGGCGGCATCGGCGTTGTGCGTGTGTCCGGCCCTGCGCTAGCCGAATTCGCTGAGCGCCTCTCCGGCAAGAAGCCGCAAGCGCGGCGCGCAGTTCTAACCACATTCAAGACTGACGACGGGCAGGCCATCGATCAAGGCATCCAATTGTATTTCCCCGCGCCGCATTCCTTCACCGGGGAAGATGTGCTCGAATTGCAGGGGCATGGCGGGCCGGTGGTGATGCAGCTGCTTTTGCAGCGCTGCATCGAACTCGGCGCACGGCTCGCGGAACCGGGTGAATTCTCGCGCCGCGCCTTCCTCAATGACAAGCTCGATCTGGCGCAGGCGGAGGCGGTTGCGGACCTGATCGAGGCTTCCACCGCGGCGGCGGCGCGTTCCGCGCTGCGTTCGCTGTCAGGCGCTTTTTCGCGCGAGATCGATGTACTGCAGAAAGGGCTGATCGAGTTACGCATGCTGATTGAAGCCACGCTGGATTTTCCCGATGAGGAAGTCGACGTGCTGCGCGACACCGATGCTGTGCAGCGCTTGCAGAAATTGCGAACCGAAGTTGCGGGCCTGTGTGATCGCGCGCAGCAGGGCAGCCTGCTGCGGAATGGCCTGCATGTGGTGATCGCCGGTCAGCCCAATGTCGGCAAGTCGTCGCTGCTCAATCGCCTGGCGGGCTTTGAGCGCGCCATCGTTACCGATGTCGCCGGCACCACACGTGACGCTCTCCATGAAACCATCCAGATCGAAGGCATTCCGCTCCATGTGGTCGACACGGCGGGCCTGCGCGAGAGCGAGGACGTTGTCGAGCGTATCGGCATCGAACGTAGCTGGAGGGAGATCGAGCGCGCCGACCTGATCCTGCAAGTGGTCGATGCGCGCCATGGAATTACCGTCGACGATGCCGCGCTCGCGGCCCGCTTCCCGGCGGCGCTGCCGCAGCTTGTCGTGGAGAACAAGTGCGACCTGACCGGCAAGGCGGCGGCCAGCCGCACTGAAGGTGGCTTGACTCATCTGCGCTTATCGGCCAAGACCGGGGAGGGTGTCGATCTACTGCGCCGCGAATTGCTGCGCGTTGCGGGATGGCACGAGCATGGCGAGGATGTGGTGCTGGCGCGGGTGCGGCATCTCGATGCACTGGCCGAAGTCGCGAAACGACTTGATACTGCATCAGCGCAGCTCTCTGGGATTGAGTTTTGCGCCGAAGAATTGCGCCTTGCCCAGGCGGCATTGTCGCGTATCACCGGCGAATTTTTGGCTGACGACCTGCTCGGCGAGATATTTTCACGTTTCTGCATCGGCAAATAG
- the yidC gene encoding membrane protein insertase YidC produces the protein MDNRRLMLLAIFGFSLLMLWEAWQKEHQAPLPATVASIARPVASSAGVPVPTTSVPNAAVPTASAVPEAVGTAGAATAKATVKTDVLVAEISAQGGDLVRLELLKHKATDDTDKNFLLFDSGEKNIYEGQSGLIGRGLPNHKTLWQLVPGSLELKQSEDVVRVALQAPLESGGKVVKTYTFRRGSYLIDVDYQLFNQGIAPLQTSAYFQITRDGKPAESASPSVMGMGAVTFTGPAIYTDKEKFQKVTFADIDKDKAKYATSANDGWIALVQHYFVSAWLPKEGVAREFYIRKLGDNLYSAGVIVPFPAVAPGASANLGVRLYAGPQEQNKLKQIAPGLDLVVDYGWLAVIAQPIFWVMELIHRMVGNWGWSIILLTVLIKAVFFPLSAASYKSMAKMRLVMPKMTKLKEMYGDDRARLNQEMMELYKKEKINPLGGCLPIVVQIPVFIALYWVLLGAVEMRNAPWLGWITDLSVKDPYYILPLIMGATMLIQTKLNPTPPDPMQAKVMMIMPIVFTAMFLFFPSGLVLYWVVNNVLSIAQQWQITRMIEGGKKTTT, from the coding sequence ATGGATAACCGTCGTTTGATGTTGCTTGCCATCTTCGGCTTTTCGCTGCTGATGCTCTGGGAGGCCTGGCAAAAGGAACATCAGGCCCCGTTACCCGCCACCGTCGCCAGTATTGCCCGGCCGGTGGCGTCCTCTGCGGGTGTTCCAGTGCCGACTACGTCGGTGCCGAATGCTGCCGTGCCGACCGCGAGTGCGGTACCGGAAGCGGTTGGTACTGCCGGCGCCGCAACAGCGAAAGCGACGGTGAAAACCGATGTGCTGGTCGCGGAGATATCGGCGCAAGGCGGCGATCTGGTGCGACTTGAGTTGCTCAAGCACAAGGCAACCGACGATACAGACAAAAATTTCCTGCTTTTCGACTCCGGCGAAAAAAACATTTACGAGGGTCAGAGCGGGCTGATTGGGAGGGGCTTGCCCAACCACAAGACACTCTGGCAACTGGTGCCCGGCAGCCTTGAATTGAAGCAGAGTGAAGACGTCGTACGTGTTGCGCTTCAGGCGCCATTGGAGAGCGGCGGCAAGGTAGTAAAGACTTACACCTTCCGGCGTGGTAGCTATCTGATCGACGTCGATTATCAGTTGTTCAATCAAGGTATCGCACCTCTGCAAACAAGCGCTTACTTCCAGATAACGCGTGACGGGAAGCCGGCCGAGAGCGCCAGCCCGAGCGTAATGGGAATGGGTGCGGTGACATTTACCGGTCCTGCGATCTACACCGATAAGGAGAAGTTCCAGAAGGTTACCTTCGCCGATATCGACAAGGACAAAGCCAAGTACGCCACCAGTGCTAATGATGGATGGATAGCCCTGGTACAGCATTATTTCGTCAGCGCCTGGCTGCCGAAGGAAGGCGTTGCGCGCGAGTTCTATATTCGCAAGCTTGGCGACAATCTCTACTCGGCCGGCGTGATCGTGCCTTTCCCTGCCGTGGCGCCAGGCGCCAGCGCCAATCTCGGAGTGCGGCTCTACGCCGGACCGCAGGAGCAGAACAAGCTTAAACAGATCGCGCCGGGCCTCGACCTGGTGGTCGACTACGGCTGGCTGGCGGTAATTGCTCAACCGATCTTCTGGGTAATGGAACTGATCCACCGTATGGTCGGCAACTGGGGTTGGTCGATCATCCTGCTGACGGTGCTGATCAAGGCGGTGTTTTTCCCGCTTTCGGCCGCGAGCTACAAGTCGATGGCGAAGATGCGTTTGGTCATGCCGAAAATGACCAAGCTCAAGGAAATGTACGGTGACGACCGCGCCCGGCTCAACCAGGAAATGATGGAACTATACAAGAAGGAAAAGATCAATCCACTGGGCGGTTGCCTGCCGATCGTGGTGCAGATTCCGGTCTTCATCGCGCTCTATTGGGTGTTGCTGGGCGCCGTGGAAATGCGCAATGCGCCCTGGTTGGGCTGGATCACCGATCTTTCGGTGAAGGATCCTTATTACATTCTGCCGCTAATCATGGGCGCAACGATGCTGATCCAGACCAAGCTTAATCCAACGCCACCGGATCCGATGCAGGCCAAGGTGATGATGATCATGCCCATCGTCTTCACCGCCATGTTCCTCTTCTTTCCGTCCGGCCTCGTCCTTTACTGGGTGGTCAACAACGTGCTGTCGATCGCCCAGCAGTGGCAGATCACGCGCATGATCGAAGGTGGAAAGAAAACAACAACCTGA
- the yidD gene encoding membrane protein insertion efficiency factor YidD, producing MKHLLLAFLVLLIRAYRLLVSPLLGRHCRFHPSCSEYALEALRRHGLWQGSRLALRRIGSCHPWHAGGFDPVP from the coding sequence ATGAAACATCTACTGTTGGCTTTCCTTGTTCTGCTGATTCGCGCTTACCGGCTGCTGGTGAGTCCTTTATTGGGCCGTCATTGCCGCTTTCATCCCAGTTGTTCCGAATACGCCCTCGAAGCGCTGCGGCGCCATGGCTTGTGGCAGGGCTCGCGGCTGGCGCTGCGCCGTATCGGCAGCTGCCACCCCTGGCATGCCGGCGGCTTCGATCCTGTCCCCTGA
- a CDS encoding ribonuclease P protein component — protein MSVAGEFCFRPRHRLLQAAEYTGVFGQRRVLRGVLLDLHFKPGATESARLGLVIPKRNAALSVTRNYCKRVTREFFRQRRAGLPALDLVLRLARPIKSTSREFHDSLGPALREDFDKLLKRLPR, from the coding sequence ATGAGCGTGGCTGGTGAATTCTGTTTTCGTCCGCGACACCGCTTGCTGCAGGCTGCTGAATACACCGGTGTTTTTGGGCAACGTCGAGTCTTGCGTGGGGTTTTGCTTGATTTGCATTTCAAGCCTGGCGCCACAGAGTCGGCTCGTCTGGGTCTGGTGATTCCCAAACGCAATGCCGCGCTTTCGGTGACACGCAATTATTGCAAGCGGGTGACTCGCGAGTTTTTTCGGCAACGTCGTGCCGGGTTGCCTGCACTGGATCTGGTGTTGCGCTTGGCGCGACCCATCAAATCGACAAGTCGCGAGTTCCATGACTCGTTGGGGCCTGCCTTGCGCGAGGATTTCGACAAGCTGCTGAAACGATTGCCGCGATGA
- the rpmH gene encoding 50S ribosomal protein L34, whose amino-acid sequence MKRTYQPSVVRRKRTHGFLVRMRTKGGRAVIRARRAKGRHRLSV is encoded by the coding sequence AACGTACCTATCAACCTTCCGTCGTGCGTCGCAAGCGTACTCACGGCTTTCTCGTTCGTATGCGCACCAAAGGCGGTCGTGCGGTGATCCGCGCACGTCGTGCCAAGGGCCGTCATCGCCTGTCTGTCTAA